A part of Paraliobacillus zengyii genomic DNA contains:
- a CDS encoding LysM peptidoglycan-binding domain-containing protein, producing the protein MNNINRYELTRTDQTTDNYTLVIYLNDDQTEFAKELGHIPDSKMNLVTQAKQIAKNRYPNLKVSIVKVMIGGMVITAFPLMNNDASPVEAAELKPTNDVEKSELIYYEVRAGDSLWTISREFNTSIDDIKRANKLPSNTLQLNQQLIIPKAFHTIGTGDYLTVLAKNYQTSVQAIKEANGLTNDATKLGQTLLIPRLINDQSTTPNPVANTSILYTVVSGDSLSVIAKNNGTTVEALKSVNNLSTDILSIGQVIAIPSVTTTPDPVEETKQEAKTYTVVSGDSLSVIAKNNGTTVEALKSVNNLSTDILSIGQVIAIPSVTTTPDPVEETKQEAKTYTVVSGDSLSVIAKNNGTTVEALKSTNNLSTDILSIGQVIAIPSVTTTPEQVEETKQEAKTYTVVSGDSLSVIAKNNGTTVEALKSTNNLSTDILSIGQVLTIPSPTIEAPIAEPVEEVRSTFSYSVRSGDNLSLIANRFGVTVQNILIENQLRSDVLQVGQNLSIPNGISTPDQVNNNSITHMTHTVQSGDNMWNLSILYGIPQSELLRVNNLTTTSMLVIGQQLTVPVHNIAVKSVVSENHGEYLDWWTEAQYVFGIGKTATVIDFVTGETFAITRTIGANHADSETVTSNDSAIAKSVWGGYSWTPRAVLLEIDGRTIAASMSFMPHEREYIQNNGINGHFDVYFGNSTRHVDGKPDLSHQTQVEKAAGIR; encoded by the coding sequence GTGAATAATATTAATCGATATGAACTTACAAGAACAGATCAAACAACTGATAATTACACATTAGTTATTTATCTCAATGATGATCAAACTGAATTTGCAAAAGAATTAGGTCACATACCAGATTCAAAAATGAATTTAGTTACACAAGCTAAACAAATAGCAAAAAATCGTTATCCAAATCTAAAAGTAAGTATAGTTAAGGTTATGATTGGTGGAATGGTAATTACCGCTTTCCCTTTGATGAATAATGATGCATCACCCGTAGAAGCGGCCGAATTAAAGCCTACTAATGATGTTGAAAAATCTGAGTTAATTTACTACGAGGTGAGAGCTGGAGATTCGTTGTGGACGATTTCAAGAGAATTTAACACTTCAATTGATGATATTAAACGTGCAAACAAGCTCCCATCAAATACGTTACAACTCAATCAACAGTTAATCATCCCAAAAGCATTTCATACGATTGGAACAGGTGATTACTTAACGGTACTGGCCAAAAACTATCAAACTTCAGTCCAAGCCATTAAAGAAGCTAATGGTCTAACAAATGATGCAACAAAATTAGGACAAACCCTGCTTATACCTAGATTAATTAATGATCAATCAACAACCCCAAACCCTGTTGCAAACACGTCAATTCTGTACACGGTCGTATCAGGAGATAGTTTATCTGTAATCGCAAAGAATAACGGAACGACAGTTGAAGCACTAAAAAGTGTGAACAATTTATCAACGGATATTTTGAGTATAGGTCAAGTGATAGCAATACCAAGTGTAACAACCACACCAGATCCGGTAGAAGAGACAAAGCAAGAGGCTAAAACGTACACGGTCGTATCAGGAGATAGTTTATCTGTAATCGCAAAGAATAACGGAACGACAGTTGAAGCACTAAAAAGTGTGAACAATTTATCAACGGATATTTTGAGTATAGGTCAAGTGATAGCAATACCAAGTGTAACAACCACACCAGATCCGGTAGAAGAGACAAAGCAAGAGGCTAAAACGTACACGGTCGTATCAGGAGATAGTTTATCTGTAATCGCAAAGAATAACGGAACGACAGTTGAAGCACTAAAAAGTACTAATAATTTATCAACGGATATTTTGAGTATAGGTCAAGTGATAGCAATACCAAGTGTAACAACGACACCAGAACAGGTAGAAGAGACAAAGCAAGAAGCTAAAACGTACACGGTCGTATCAGGAGATAGTTTATCTGTAATCGCAAAGAACAACGGAACGACAGTTGAAGCGCTAAAAAGTACTAATAATTTATCAACGGATATTTTGAGTATAGGTCAAGTATTAACTATTCCAAGTCCAACAATAGAAGCTCCAATAGCAGAACCTGTAGAAGAAGTGCGGTCTACCTTTTCTTATTCTGTGCGATCGGGTGACAACCTGTCTCTTATCGCAAATAGGTTTGGTGTAACAGTCCAAAATATCCTTATTGAAAATCAATTGAGAAGTGATGTACTACAAGTAGGACAGAATTTGTCGATACCAAATGGAATTAGCACGCCTGACCAAGTAAATAATAATTCCATTACCCATATGACACATACGGTTCAATCTGGTGATAATATGTGGAACTTAAGCATCCTTTACGGTATTCCACAAAGTGAATTGCTTCGAGTCAATAACTTAACAACAACTAGTATGTTAGTAATTGGTCAACAATTAACCGTTCCTGTACACAACATTGCTGTAAAATCAGTCGTTAGTGAAAACCATGGGGAATATCTCGATTGGTGGACAGAAGCTCAATATGTGTTTGGAATAGGCAAGACAGCAACAGTTATTGACTTTGTAACAGGTGAAACCTTTGCGATTACACGTACGATTGGTGCCAATCATGCCGATTCCGAAACAGTCACGAGTAATGATTCAGCAATTGCAAAGTCAGTTTGGGGTGGTTATTCCTGGACGCCACGAGCAGTACTTTTGGAGATTGATGGAAGAACAATTGCTGCTAGCATGAGTTTTATGCCACATGAGCGGGAATACATTCAGAATAACGGAATAAATGGTCATTTCGATGTTTACTTCGGAAACAGCACTCGCCATGTAGATGGTAAACCTGACCTATCACACCAGACACAAGTTGAAAAAGCAGCAGGCATTCGCTAA